The following proteins are co-located in the Streptomyces sp. DT2A-34 genome:
- a CDS encoding CaiB/BaiF CoA-transferase family protein — protein sequence MSAPPLPLSGITVVSLEQAVAAPYATRQLADLGARVIKVERPGEGDFARRYDTTVHGHSSYFVWLNRSKESLTLDLKDPRGREILHRLLDGADVFVQNLAPGAADRLGLGVEALGERWPRLIPCTISGYGTSGPWADRKSYDLLVQCQTGLVSLTGTPDETARVGISVADIAAGMYAYSGILTALFTRATTGTAHPVEVSLFEALAEWMGQPAYYTQYGGSQPRRLGTQHPTLAPYGAFTAADGSQVLFSIQNEREWAVLCAEFLGRPELTDDPHFATSSARVAHRDELNAVVAERCARSGAEEILKDLESINIACAGVNDVAAFLEHPVLAARDRWRDVAVPGGATVQALLPPADLAGLPARMEPVPAVGEHTEAILTELGRSGEEIETLRADAVI from the coding sequence ATGAGCGCGCCCCCTCTCCCCTTGTCCGGCATCACCGTGGTCAGCCTGGAACAGGCCGTGGCCGCCCCGTACGCCACCCGGCAGCTCGCCGACCTCGGGGCGCGCGTGATCAAGGTCGAGCGGCCCGGGGAGGGCGACTTCGCCCGCCGGTACGACACGACGGTGCACGGGCACTCCAGCTATTTCGTGTGGCTCAACCGGTCCAAGGAGTCCCTCACGCTGGACCTCAAGGACCCCCGCGGCCGCGAGATCCTGCACCGACTCCTCGACGGCGCAGACGTGTTCGTGCAGAACCTGGCGCCGGGCGCCGCCGACCGCCTCGGCCTCGGTGTCGAGGCGCTCGGCGAGCGGTGGCCACGGCTGATCCCGTGCACGATCTCCGGCTACGGCACGTCCGGACCGTGGGCCGACCGGAAGTCGTACGACCTGCTGGTGCAGTGCCAGACGGGTCTGGTGTCGCTGACCGGGACGCCCGACGAGACCGCGCGGGTCGGCATCTCCGTCGCCGACATCGCCGCCGGGATGTACGCCTACAGCGGCATCCTCACCGCCCTGTTCACGCGCGCCACCACGGGCACGGCCCACCCTGTGGAGGTGTCCCTGTTCGAGGCGCTGGCGGAGTGGATGGGCCAGCCCGCCTACTACACGCAGTACGGCGGCAGCCAGCCCCGGCGGCTGGGCACCCAGCATCCCACCCTCGCGCCGTACGGCGCCTTCACGGCCGCCGACGGCAGTCAGGTGCTGTTCTCGATCCAGAACGAGCGCGAGTGGGCCGTCCTGTGTGCGGAGTTCCTCGGCCGGCCCGAGCTGACCGACGATCCGCACTTCGCGACGAGTTCCGCCCGCGTGGCCCATCGCGACGAGCTCAACGCCGTCGTCGCCGAGCGCTGTGCCCGCTCCGGCGCCGAGGAGATCCTCAAGGACCTGGAGTCCATCAACATCGCCTGTGCCGGGGTCAACGACGTCGCCGCGTTCCTGGAGCACCCGGTCCTCGCCGCCCGGGACCGCTGGCGCGACGTGGCCGTGCCCGGGGGCGCGACGGTGCAGGCCCTGCTGCCGCCGGCCGACCTCGCGGGACTGCCCGCGCGCATGGAGCCGGTGCCTGCGGTGGGCGAGCACACCGAGGCGATCCTCACCGAACTCGGGCGTAGCGGCGAGGAGATCGAGACCTTGCGCGCGGACGCCGTCATCTGA
- a CDS encoding SDR family NAD(P)-dependent oxidoreductase — protein sequence MTTTLITGANKGLGFESARRLVAAGHTVYVGARDAERGRRAAERLGARHVRIDVTDDSSVQAAVQTVEADGGLDVLVNNAGIEYRDENNAVPGAADLTADAMRTLFETNVFGVVRVTHAFLPLLRKSAAPVVVNVSSGLGSVTHVCDPDHPAYAYPGVAYPASKATVNMITVQFAKAFPDMRINAVEPGFTATDLNGRTGTQTVEEGAEIIVRMAQLGPDGPTGGYFDINGPLPW from the coding sequence ATGACCACCACACTGATCACCGGCGCCAACAAGGGGCTGGGGTTCGAGTCCGCCCGCCGGCTCGTCGCCGCGGGCCACACCGTCTACGTCGGCGCCCGGGACGCCGAGCGCGGACGCCGCGCCGCCGAACGGCTCGGCGCACGCCACGTCCGGATCGACGTCACCGACGACAGCTCCGTCCAGGCCGCCGTGCAGACCGTCGAGGCCGACGGAGGCCTCGACGTCCTCGTCAACAACGCGGGCATCGAATACCGAGACGAGAACAACGCCGTGCCCGGTGCCGCGGACCTGACCGCCGACGCCATGCGGACACTGTTCGAGACGAACGTCTTCGGAGTCGTCCGCGTCACCCACGCCTTCCTGCCGCTGCTGCGGAAGTCGGCCGCGCCGGTCGTGGTCAACGTCAGCAGCGGCCTCGGCTCGGTCACCCACGTCTGCGATCCGGATCACCCCGCGTACGCCTACCCGGGCGTCGCGTACCCCGCCTCGAAGGCCACCGTGAACATGATCACCGTGCAGTTCGCGAAGGCGTTCCCGGATATGCGGATCAACGCCGTGGAGCCGGGCTTCACCGCGACCGACCTGAACGGGCGCACCGGCACCCAGACCGTCGAGGAGGGCGCCGAGATCATCGTGCGCATGGCACAGCTCGGTCCCGACGGCCCGACCGGAGGCTACTTCGACATCAACGGGCCGCTGCCCTGGTGA
- a CDS encoding helix-turn-helix transcriptional regulator, protein MTATELGRALRRWRDRVAPEAAGLPVGGQRRAAGLRREELALLAGISVDYVTRLEQGRATSPSGQVVEALARALRLSGDERAYLFQLAGLAPPGPDTVPAHITPSVQRLLDRLVDTPVGVTDAAHTLLLANPMYAALMGDPHGRRGFERNGAWRNFRGAPTRVRHTPEERRAFEIGMVSELRATAARYPADCQLRHLISELRASSERFAQLWDAGVVGRLEASRKTIEHPQVGLLTLDCDLLRVEGNDLRILVYSAEPGTEAAEKLALLAVLGTRSLL, encoded by the coding sequence ATGACGGCGACGGAACTGGGACGGGCGCTGCGCCGCTGGCGCGATCGGGTCGCCCCGGAGGCCGCCGGGCTGCCCGTCGGCGGACAGCGGCGTGCGGCCGGACTCCGGCGCGAGGAGCTGGCCCTGCTGGCGGGGATATCGGTCGACTACGTCACCCGCCTCGAACAGGGCAGGGCGACCAGCCCCTCCGGGCAGGTCGTCGAGGCCCTGGCCCGGGCACTGCGGCTGTCGGGGGACGAGCGGGCCTATCTGTTCCAGCTCGCCGGGCTGGCGCCGCCGGGGCCCGACACCGTCCCCGCGCACATCACACCCAGTGTCCAGCGGCTGCTGGACCGGCTGGTGGACACGCCCGTCGGCGTCACCGACGCGGCCCACACCCTGCTCCTGGCCAACCCGATGTACGCGGCGCTGATGGGCGACCCCCACGGTCGGCGCGGCTTCGAGCGCAACGGGGCATGGCGCAACTTCCGCGGTGCGCCGACCCGGGTCCGGCACACGCCCGAGGAACGGCGTGCCTTCGAGATCGGCATGGTCTCCGAGCTGCGCGCGACCGCCGCCAGGTATCCCGCCGACTGTCAACTGCGGCACCTGATCAGCGAGTTGCGCGCGAGCAGCGAGCGTTTCGCGCAGCTGTGGGACGCGGGCGTCGTCGGCCGGCTCGAGGCCTCCCGCAAGACGATCGAACATCCGCAGGTGGGCCTGCTGACACTGGACTGCGACCTGCTCCGCGTCGAGGGCAACGACCTGCGCATCCTCGTGTATTCGGCCGAGCCGGGCACCGAGGCGGCCGAGAAACTGGCGCTGCTCGCCGTCCTCGGCACCCGGTCACTGCTCTGA
- a CDS encoding fructosamine kinase family protein yields MHNSCEGPGATAARFTGLAVTGERQLSGALAEVTLDGGRVVMVKRGDGHRAAQAEAAGLRWLADAHAVRIPAVHGHDGQWLVTDRVATGRPSADAAEHLGSDLAALHAAGAPAFGAPPPGGPEDAYIGLAPMRNVTGPDWPRWYAEHRVLPYLRRAVDDGTVRSAEAPVIEQVCERLPELAGPAEPPARLHGDLWNGNVLWGADGHAWLIDPAAHGGHRETDLAMLHLFGCPRLDRILDGYQRTAPLAEGWADRIALHQLFPLLVHAVLFGRGYAEQALTAARAALTR; encoded by the coding sequence GTGCACAACTCCTGCGAGGGTCCGGGCGCCACGGCGGCGCGGTTCACCGGGCTTGCGGTGACCGGCGAGCGACAGCTCTCCGGGGCGCTCGCCGAAGTCACCCTGGACGGCGGCCGAGTGGTGATGGTCAAGCGCGGCGACGGCCATCGCGCCGCGCAGGCGGAGGCGGCGGGACTGCGCTGGCTGGCCGACGCCCACGCCGTCCGCATCCCGGCCGTGCACGGCCACGACGGGCAGTGGCTGGTCACCGACCGCGTGGCGACCGGCCGGCCCAGCGCGGACGCGGCGGAACACCTCGGCAGCGACCTGGCCGCCCTGCACGCCGCCGGTGCACCCGCGTTCGGCGCCCCACCGCCCGGCGGCCCCGAGGACGCGTACATCGGGCTCGCCCCGATGCGCAATGTCACCGGCCCCGACTGGCCCCGCTGGTACGCCGAGCACCGGGTGCTGCCGTATCTGCGCCGCGCGGTCGACGACGGCACGGTCCGCAGCGCGGAGGCGCCCGTGATCGAGCAGGTCTGCGAGCGGCTCCCCGAACTGGCGGGCCCCGCCGAACCGCCCGCCCGGCTGCACGGCGACCTCTGGAACGGCAACGTCCTGTGGGGCGCCGACGGGCACGCCTGGCTGATCGATCCGGCCGCGCACGGCGGCCACCGCGAGACCGACCTGGCCATGCTCCACCTCTTCGGCTGCCCCCGCCTGGACCGGATCCTGGACGGCTACCAGCGGACGGCCCCTCTGGCCGAGGGCTGGGCCGACCGCATCGCCCTGCACCAGCTCTTCCCGCTCCTGGTGCACGCCGTCCTCTTCGGCCGCGGTTACGCGGAACAGGCCCTCACGGCGGCCAGGGCGGCCTTGACGAGGTGA
- a CDS encoding (2Fe-2S)-binding protein, producing MPSYSFTLNGTRVTVEAPADMPLLWVLRDLLNVTGPKYGCGVGACRACTSHLDGDEIQPCVVPVADCAGRKVTTIEGLADGDRLHPVQQAWLDCDVAQCGFCQPGQIMATAALLKKTPRPTDADIDRIENVCRCGTYSRIREAIKKAAADS from the coding sequence ATGCCGTCCTACTCCTTCACCCTCAACGGGACACGCGTCACCGTCGAGGCACCCGCCGACATGCCCCTGCTGTGGGTGCTGCGCGACCTGCTGAACGTCACCGGCCCCAAGTACGGCTGCGGCGTGGGCGCCTGCCGCGCCTGCACCAGCCATCTCGACGGCGACGAGATCCAGCCCTGCGTCGTCCCGGTCGCCGACTGCGCCGGCCGCAAGGTCACCACCATCGAGGGCCTGGCCGACGGCGACCGGCTCCACCCCGTTCAACAGGCCTGGCTCGACTGCGACGTCGCCCAGTGCGGCTTCTGCCAGCCGGGCCAGATCATGGCCACGGCCGCCCTCCTGAAGAAGACGCCCCGCCCGACGGACGCCGACATCGACCGGATCGAGAACGTCTGCCGCTGCGGCACCTACTCCCGGATCCGCGAGGCGATCAAGAAGGCGGCCGCCGACAGTTGA
- a CDS encoding xanthine dehydrogenase family protein molybdopterin-binding subunit, with translation MVYSLAATTLTVAAPLGCDGSTAEGAEEPADGGRGSSDVLVTGTDAEMLVLEVTPANRVVVRLPRVEVGQGVTTAVAMMIAEELDARLADVDIPLADARSEGNQFTGGSSSVSSLYGPARQLAATARAKLVTAAARRWHVPARTLSTRGTRVFAPDGRTATFGSLTRSAARITRPTVSTRPKPATEHRVIGRPTTRIDARDIITGKAKYTGDLTVAGAKPTVVARPPTIGGKVASVDSRAARALPGVHAVVRIDGGVAVVADTFHHAFQARDALRIEWAPGPLADLSDAQIRSRLRAAVPKLPTPPRGSAQTGAEFEFAFVSHAPMEVLTAVADVRAQRAEIWFSSQTPQSAREEIASATGLPVSKVRVHVLRGGGSFGRRLNYDAAIEAALISKKARRPVKLMWSRADDIRHGRMRPATHHRIRASHAQGRVVAFAHATASVNESFEKQGLSTQGGVRSAVRAPAAAPLPSDSGLYNFGRLSGDSGSVDLAIPLGAWRSVDSGTVRTAEEIVVDEVARSLGKDPVAFRRTTLRSKTVKAVLDKVATAGKWGRTMPPGHAQGVALHEEYGSCVACLVEIDAVDPKNPRVTKVVMAADVGTAVNPRGLEAQLMGTAVDGISTILSAGLHIDRGAVRESSFADFHYARQRHAPQHFEAHIMPSRRDPGGAGELGVPAAAGAVANAYARATGTKPRRFPLDF, from the coding sequence GTGGTCTACTCGCTCGCGGCGACCACCCTGACCGTCGCGGCCCCGCTCGGCTGCGACGGCTCGACCGCGGAAGGCGCCGAGGAACCCGCGGACGGCGGCCGTGGATCGTCCGACGTCCTGGTGACCGGCACCGACGCGGAGATGCTCGTCCTGGAGGTCACCCCGGCCAACAGGGTCGTCGTACGGCTGCCGCGCGTCGAGGTCGGCCAGGGCGTCACCACCGCCGTCGCCATGATGATCGCCGAGGAGCTGGACGCCCGGCTCGCCGACGTGGACATCCCGCTCGCGGACGCCCGCAGCGAGGGCAACCAGTTCACCGGCGGCTCCAGTTCGGTCAGTTCGCTGTACGGACCGGCCCGGCAACTGGCCGCCACCGCCCGCGCCAAGCTCGTCACCGCGGCCGCCCGCCGCTGGCACGTCCCCGCGCGGACCCTGAGCACCCGGGGCACCAGAGTCTTCGCCCCGGACGGACGCACCGCCACCTTCGGATCGCTGACCAGGAGCGCCGCCCGGATCACCCGGCCGACCGTGTCGACCCGGCCCAAGCCGGCGACCGAGCATCGGGTGATCGGACGGCCGACGACCCGCATCGACGCCCGCGACATCATCACCGGCAAGGCGAAGTACACCGGAGACCTCACGGTGGCCGGAGCGAAGCCGACGGTCGTGGCCCGGCCGCCGACCATCGGCGGGAAGGTCGCCTCGGTCGACTCCCGGGCCGCCCGCGCCCTGCCCGGTGTCCACGCGGTCGTCCGGATCGACGGCGGTGTCGCCGTGGTCGCGGACACCTTCCACCACGCCTTCCAGGCCAGGGACGCCCTGCGGATCGAGTGGGCGCCGGGCCCACTGGCGGACCTCTCCGACGCCCAGATCCGCTCCCGGCTGCGGGCCGCGGTGCCGAAGCTTCCGACCCCGCCGCGCGGATCCGCGCAGACCGGGGCCGAGTTCGAGTTCGCGTTCGTCAGCCACGCGCCGATGGAGGTGCTCACAGCCGTGGCGGACGTACGCGCACAGCGGGCCGAGATCTGGTTCTCCTCCCAGACGCCGCAGTCGGCACGCGAGGAGATCGCCTCGGCGACCGGCCTGCCGGTGTCGAAGGTCCGGGTCCATGTCCTGCGCGGCGGCGGCTCGTTCGGGCGCCGCCTGAACTACGACGCCGCGATCGAGGCGGCCCTGATCTCCAAGAAGGCACGCCGGCCGGTGAAGCTGATGTGGAGCCGGGCCGACGACATCCGGCACGGCAGAATGCGCCCGGCCACCCACCACCGGATCCGGGCCAGCCATGCCCAGGGCAGAGTGGTGGCCTTCGCCCATGCGACGGCCTCGGTCAACGAGTCCTTCGAGAAGCAGGGTCTGTCCACTCAAGGCGGCGTGCGCTCCGCCGTACGCGCCCCCGCGGCGGCCCCGCTTCCCAGCGACAGCGGCCTCTACAACTTCGGCCGCCTCTCCGGCGACTCGGGCTCGGTCGATCTCGCGATCCCGCTCGGCGCCTGGCGCTCGGTGGACTCCGGCACGGTGCGCACCGCCGAGGAGATCGTCGTCGACGAGGTCGCCCGCAGCCTCGGGAAGGACCCGGTCGCCTTCCGCCGTACGACACTGCGGAGCAAGACCGTCAAGGCCGTCCTGGACAAGGTCGCGACCGCCGGGAAGTGGGGCCGGACCATGCCACCGGGGCACGCCCAGGGCGTCGCCCTGCACGAGGAGTACGGCTCCTGCGTGGCCTGCCTCGTCGAGATCGACGCCGTCGACCCCAAGAACCCCCGGGTGACCAAGGTCGTGATGGCGGCCGACGTCGGAACGGCCGTCAACCCGCGCGGACTTGAGGCCCAACTCATGGGCACCGCCGTCGACGGGATCTCCACGATCCTGAGCGCCGGCCTGCACATCGACCGGGGCGCCGTCCGCGAGAGCAGCTTCGCCGACTTCCACTACGCCCGCCAGCGGCACGCCCCCCAGCACTTCGAGGCGCACATCATGCCCTCCCGGCGCGACCCCGGCGGAGCCGGCGAACTCGGCGTCCCGGCCGCGGCCGGCGCCGTCGCCAACGCCTACGCCCGCGCCACCGGCACCAAGCCGCGCCGCTTCCCCCTCGACTTCTGA
- a CDS encoding NAD(P)/FAD-dependent oxidoreductase — MTRLIVIGGGIAGAGAALALHKAGFDVTVHEAHPDSAEDIGAFLTLASNGMRALAQVDASAAVTAIGFPLTSMRVLDDTGAEVAHVPLGEAATPHLGYRCLRRGDLNAALQAEVERRGIVLRHGTRLASVEDGPHGVTAHFADGSTATGDLVIGADGLNSTVRRLTAPEARPGYAGQYVFYGYTGAAPASAPASGDGETITMVRGSTVAFGYAVSPEGETYWFARVSDAPLAADAVAHGTPAQWRDLLLPLLRKDSTPAADLVAATPDHLMVTNATELPTGTPWRSARTLLIGDAAHAASPATGQGASMALEDAVVLAKSLRDAPDTDAALRLYETLRRPRVEHNITVSGNISRGTHTPSGPGPRGASANRPGDDELIRHLEWGTDLWQLAP; from the coding sequence GTGACGCGGTTGATCGTCATCGGGGGCGGGATCGCCGGTGCCGGAGCGGCTCTTGCCCTGCACAAGGCCGGATTCGACGTCACGGTGCACGAGGCGCACCCCGACTCCGCCGAGGACATCGGCGCGTTCCTCACCCTCGCGAGCAACGGCATGCGTGCCCTGGCCCAGGTCGACGCCTCGGCGGCGGTCACCGCGATCGGCTTCCCGCTGACCTCGATGCGGGTCCTCGACGACACGGGAGCCGAGGTGGCCCACGTGCCGCTCGGCGAGGCAGCCACCCCGCACCTCGGATACCGGTGCCTGCGCCGCGGCGACCTCAACGCCGCCCTGCAGGCCGAGGTCGAGCGCCGGGGCATCGTCCTCCGGCACGGCACCCGCCTCGCGTCGGTCGAGGACGGCCCGCACGGCGTCACCGCCCACTTCGCCGACGGCAGCACGGCGACCGGCGACCTGGTCATCGGGGCCGACGGCCTGAACTCCACCGTCCGCCGGCTCACCGCCCCCGAGGCGCGCCCGGGTTATGCCGGCCAGTACGTCTTCTACGGCTACACCGGCGCCGCACCCGCATCCGCTCCCGCATCCGGCGACGGCGAGACCATCACCATGGTGCGCGGCAGCACCGTCGCCTTCGGGTACGCGGTGTCGCCGGAGGGGGAGACGTACTGGTTCGCACGCGTCTCCGACGCCCCCTTGGCCGCTGACGCCGTCGCGCACGGCACCCCCGCCCAGTGGCGCGACCTGCTGCTGCCGCTGCTCCGCAAGGACTCCACCCCCGCCGCGGACCTCGTCGCGGCCACCCCCGACCACCTCATGGTCACCAACGCCACCGAACTCCCCACCGGGACACCTTGGCGCTCCGCCCGGACCCTGCTCATCGGCGACGCCGCCCACGCCGCGTCCCCCGCCACCGGGCAGGGCGCCTCGATGGCCCTGGAGGACGCCGTCGTCCTCGCCAAGTCCCTGCGCGACGCGCCGGACACCGACGCCGCGCTCCGGCTCTACGAGACGCTCCGCCGCCCCCGCGTGGAACACAACATCACCGTCAGCGGCAACATCTCCCGCGGCACCCACACCCCCTCGGGCCCCGGCCCCCGAGGCGCGAGTGCGAACCGGCCGGGCGACGACGAGCTCATACGGCACCTGGAGTGGGGCACCGACCTCTGGCAACTCGCGCCGTAG
- a CDS encoding helix-turn-helix domain-containing protein, with translation MTTAEHPPALAPLRHARERFLTGRPLPDGVPEDVVAAWRRARFFGVRPDLDGPAGEPAHPVDSPLLEAARPVLTRIAQALDAGRSALVLTDERLRVLWSAGSAPGDDACRDLSEREVGHNSAALALRTRRRADVHGPEHFLDVWQDVCAVSVPLLSPETGQALGTVTVASGLCAGCRPHPGAALAEAAATVVEAELRARARTPERALLDAYERAARGRERAVVALDGRNRLVSEAAARLASPQALEALERGARAWGREGGKGSGKGGGRAAGESYEISLPEDAGCTAEITPVRHEGHALGLVAVLAPRAVEPAPPLPRRGSAPVGSSVPWRHAVAQATALARTKGPLLVVGERGTGKTTLALELLDGMAPLVLDAAESPELGFKHDGRSETGVLPAEGWGRVGDRPLLLRHAERLAQPDVAALNSLLDERPDVHLVATYTPGPSPGPCLQRLLDTLAARSVTLPALRERPEDIRELLPALVPGPAPGSPPLTWTLEALRALEQHPWPGNVTELAHLVRALASQRRVCGPVRRGELPDPVREGPAGRNLSPMELAERAAILEALRRHGGNKARAAAALGIARATLYRKLRGYQGRDASITQKP, from the coding sequence ATGACCACCGCCGAACATCCTCCTGCCCTCGCCCCTCTCCGCCATGCGCGCGAACGGTTCCTGACGGGGCGCCCGCTCCCGGACGGTGTACCTGAGGATGTCGTCGCGGCGTGGCGGCGCGCCCGGTTCTTCGGCGTACGGCCCGATCTCGACGGCCCGGCGGGGGAGCCGGCGCACCCCGTCGACTCGCCCCTGCTGGAAGCGGCGCGTCCCGTGCTCACGCGTATCGCGCAGGCCCTCGACGCCGGACGGTCGGCCCTCGTGCTCACCGACGAACGGCTGAGGGTGCTGTGGTCGGCCGGCAGCGCGCCCGGCGACGACGCGTGCCGCGACCTGTCCGAGCGGGAGGTCGGTCACAACAGCGCCGCGCTCGCCCTGCGCACCCGGCGCCGGGCGGACGTGCACGGTCCCGAGCACTTCCTCGACGTGTGGCAGGACGTCTGCGCGGTCAGCGTGCCGCTGCTCTCCCCGGAGACGGGACAGGCGCTCGGCACTGTCACGGTCGCCTCCGGCCTGTGCGCCGGCTGCCGCCCGCACCCCGGCGCCGCCCTCGCCGAGGCGGCCGCCACGGTGGTGGAGGCGGAACTGCGGGCACGCGCGCGTACCCCGGAACGGGCACTGCTGGACGCGTATGAGCGGGCCGCGCGGGGGCGCGAGCGGGCGGTCGTCGCACTGGACGGCCGCAACCGCCTGGTGAGCGAGGCGGCGGCACGCCTTGCCTCGCCGCAGGCGCTGGAGGCGTTGGAGCGGGGCGCGCGGGCGTGGGGGAGGGAAGGCGGGAAGGGAAGCGGGAAGGGAGGCGGAAGGGCGGCCGGTGAGTCGTACGAGATCTCGCTTCCCGAGGACGCCGGCTGCACCGCCGAGATCACTCCGGTACGGCATGAGGGCCACGCCCTCGGCCTGGTCGCCGTGCTCGCACCACGCGCCGTGGAGCCGGCGCCGCCGCTGCCGCGTCGGGGGAGCGCGCCGGTGGGGAGTTCGGTGCCGTGGCGGCACGCGGTCGCGCAGGCGACGGCCTTGGCCCGGACCAAGGGACCCCTGCTCGTCGTGGGTGAGCGGGGAACGGGCAAGACCACGCTCGCTCTCGAACTCCTCGACGGCATGGCCCCGTTGGTCCTGGACGCCGCCGAATCACCCGAACTCGGCTTCAAGCACGACGGGCGCAGCGAGACGGGGGTCCTCCCGGCCGAAGGCTGGGGCAGGGTCGGCGACCGCCCGCTGCTCCTGCGGCACGCCGAACGGCTGGCCCAGCCGGACGTCGCCGCCCTCAACTCCCTCCTCGACGAACGCCCCGACGTCCACCTGGTCGCCACCTACACTCCCGGCCCCTCGCCGGGCCCCTGTCTGCAGCGCCTCCTCGACACCCTCGCGGCCCGCTCGGTGACCCTGCCCGCCCTGCGCGAACGCCCCGAGGACATCAGGGAGTTGCTCCCCGCACTCGTACCCGGCCCGGCGCCCGGTAGCCCGCCGCTGACCTGGACGCTGGAGGCGCTGCGGGCGCTGGAGCAGCACCCCTGGCCCGGGAACGTCACCGAACTCGCCCACCTCGTACGGGCGTTGGCGAGTCAGCGGCGGGTCTGCGGGCCGGTGCGGCGCGGCGAACTGCCCGATCCCGTCCGGGAGGGGCCCGCGGGACGCAACCTCAGCCCGATGGAGCTCGCCGAGCGGGCCGCGATCCTGGAGGCGCTGCGCCGCCACGGCGGCAACAAGGCGCGCGCCGCGGCGGCGTTGGGGATCGCCCGGGCGACCCTCTACCGGAAGCTGCGGGGGTACCAGGGGCGGGACGCCTCGATCACCCAGAAGCCCTGA